The following is a genomic window from Scleropages formosus chromosome 11, fSclFor1.1, whole genome shotgun sequence.
gtgtgcatgtgggatCACATGTTGGGATGCTCTCCGTCACATTATCCATTACTTGAACTTCAAAGCCCTTATTTAACCCTTTGGGATTACTCCAAGACAGAGTGAGTACAGCAGCGGTGAGATCTGGTCCCTGGCACGTAAGGTCAAGAACAGGAGCTGCGTCTGCAAAATGCACAAATACCAATAAGCAAGGCCTCACGAGATTACAATAGCGGTCATCCTTGATTTATGGAAAGGTTCTGTTCTGATGATTTTTGAACGCTATGTCCAAAATTCCCTTAtattatatgaaccataaggatatataaacaattaatagGTATGAATATTACTATGAATAaaagggctttgttatattttttcactagtCTCACGTATTATTCCATTAttccatgttaaaataatactgctATAGAATAATAAgacaaatactgtacagtattataattatattttcaagcTGCATTGTTATTTTGACTATCATTTCTAAATCTGCTGTCTTTCGCTTTTTTGTTTCAGCACCATCAGAACACTACCTTTATGACTTgctagtcattttaaaaaactagTAACTTGAAAGGAAtctcaaattaaatgttttgtgaGCCAAATGTCGTTCCTGCAAGACAGTGAGTCAATAAGAAAgagggtgccttgcagcaggaCCGGCCAGCCCATGTTATTATACGGTAGGTGGAGTGGTCGTTATTAGACAATACGACCAAGTTTTGAGgcttgaaaataaaactataagGTTAATGGGAGAGCTGTCATTAAGTACAGGTGGTTGTCAGTCGCATATTTTGTAAGTCAAGGACTAGAGTTTAAGGAAAACTCAACTGTATTCCTTATAATCCTCTTGACGGATGTACTGCCACTAAAAACAGAACTGAAGTGTCCATAATGAAAAAGACAGTTTGTGACCAGAAATTAAGCAACATTTAGAATGTGAGCTTAGATAAAAACCAGTGCTCACCTGTGCAATTTGAAACCAGTACATTTGAGCTCTCTGTCCCGTCCCATGTCAGTGTTGATATCATGAAGGTATACAGGGTTCCAGGGATTAAATGGACTGCTCTGTAAGTCTCAGTGGATGTCGTTGTATTCATCACACTATTTGTGCTGTATGTCGTGACCACTCGGTACAGGTATCCACTTTTAAAATCAATTGGCTTACTCCATGTCAGCACAACCTCTTCAGCAGATGTGGAATTTATGTTAAGGAACTGTACCTGCTCTGGTtctaataaaacaaagaaaattaaattaagattCCAAAGacaaatttacagtttttttttgtaattttaacgTATTTCATTTCTAGCCTTAGTCTGGCCTTAGCCGTAGTCTGTATCTTGCCCCTTAATGAAACTGTAAGAATGTCAAATTCATGTTTGAAACTCATTCGggacaaaaaaacagacccatCCAGAATGCAAAATGAACAGCTCgagaaatgctgaaaatatgACGCATCTAATTTCCTGTCCAACTCTGGTGAGGTACAAGAGGCATTGAACGCTTACTCGTTGTGACCAGGAACACAGCCACTGTCTCACTCACAAGCCCCATCGGTCCAACAGTAGCCACAGAGATGTTGTATGAAGTTCCAGAGTCCAGGCTGGACAAGTCAGCAGTGTTCCTTGACACATTTCTTGTCTCCATTGACATAGCCGACTGATAAGTCACCATATAGGTGAAGCTGCCGTTATCCATGCCAGGTGCGTCCATCCATTCTAAAGAAATTGTATTGGTTGTCTTGTTTTGTACTGTGATGTGTCCAGGTTTGTTAGGATCTGAAGGTAAAATAATTCTTTAATGTTCTCATGTATAGTTGACTCTCAATCCAATCTCATTCAGTGTCTCTTTCATAGCAacaatggaaacacacacacactgtctgagaccgctcctcccaagcggggtcgcagcgaaccagagcctaacccggcaacacagggcgcaaagctggagggggagggagaggggacatacccaggatgggatgctagtccgtcacaaggctcctcaagcaggactcgaaccccagacccaccaaacccgctgcaccaccgtgcccccacaaTTGAAACATCACTAGCAATTTAACATGTTGAAAACATGGTGCTGTGAACTAATTAAGCCATTATATGGACAGCCAAAATGCCCACGTGGTCTGACCATCACACTACTCATCATACTCACAAGTTGCATTTGACACAGGATTGGACTGTTCACTAAAAGGTCCGCTGAATGTTTCCACGGTGACTGTGTATATACTCCCAGCCGTGAGGTTAGTGAACAGGCATGACCGAGCGGTCGAGGTTAACTCCTGATACACGGCTCCTCCTTGAGGGCTCCTCAGGCTGACCCCATACTTCTCCACATTGCCTCGAGGAGAGTCCCATTCCACAGCAATGGAATGATTTGTTCCTCCATTTGATACATGTGGTACCACTTTTTCAGGCACTGCGAATGAAATAAGAGTATCAAAATGAGATGAAGCTGCACAGATGAAGATGGTGAGAGGTTTTAGAAAACTGTATTAGCTTTCCATTCTCTCTTCCTGAAACTCCGAATGAAGAGTAAGAGCCTGGTGTGACATTTTTATGATGGCATATATGGTTTGCTCATTTAAAATCATTCAGAGAAATCATCTTTGACTTATTACTTGACAGAAACTTGTAGGCACCATTCCTGTTCCGATATACATCACATCAACAGCAGGTGTGATTTAAGGGTGgtagaacaaaaaataaactgtacttGTGTATTGAAAGGTTGTAACTGGTGTTCCTTCAATGCCATTTGCTGCCTGGGAGTAAATCCTAAAGGAGCAGTTGGTTCCTGGGATCAGACCAGCGATGTGAGCTACTTCAGTCTGCACCGACTGGTTCTTTACAGCAGGTAGGCATCCAGAGATCTCAACTCGGTAAGAGTAGCCATTTTGGTATTCCGGAGGTCTGGTCCAATTCAAATATACCGCCGTTGTGTTCAGTGCATTAGAGTCCACAGGGCCGATGGAATATGGCCCTGAAAGTAGcaccaatattaaaaaaaatttgcatttaatgcAAAATGATATGATCACGAAGTACAgctttcaatttcaatttcagaataCAGTTCACAGTATGTACACGATATCACTTGCTGTCAGGTTTCACAAAGATTGATAACTAGGTAAAGCAATGTGTCACTATGATGAACCTACTTGTGAACAATGAGGTGAACGTGGCAGAAGCATTGAAACCACTGTGGCCCTGAGTTATGACACTGAAAGTATAGTTGGTCCCGGACTGAAGACCTCCGATGTTAGCAGATGTGTTCCAAGTGTCTAGGCTCACGTTCGTGTTTACCACTGTAATGAGATACTGGTAGACATCCCTGGAATCGGGCGGTTCCCAAACCAGGGTGACATTAGAAGCAGTGATTTCAGAGGCATGAAGCTGAGAGATGGACTTGGGTACTAGGGAAGAGAAACGGTAAGACAGgtaaaagcataaaaacacCCAGTTACAATGAACAAACCCaatgacagtaatattttggttgttaaaaatatattattaaaataaaaagtaaattataaaacatataCTATTTTATGTCtggttataaaaaaaatgggTAGTGGTTTCAAGAGCTATAGAAACTGTACTAAAGTAGACATTGGGAACTTACATGTAAACACTTGTAAGGCTACTGGTGTGCTCATGTAGGCCATTAGCCCAATGGTCACCACAGAGATGTTGTACCCAGTAGCTGATGTTAGGTTCCCCAGATTGATCCAGTTGTTTGAGGACCTGGTTTTATTCCCCTGGGAGTAGACAATGAAGTCATACTGGCCAATGTCCATGTTGACTGGTCTTTCCCAGCTGATGTTAATGGAATTCGTGGTCTGCTGTTCCACTTGGATGGAGTTTGGTGGATTGGGATCTACAGTAATTAGATTAATTGAGTAATTAGTAGATAAATATTCCTAATTAGGATTAGCAGGTACAAAACACCAGCTATTTGCAATGAAAATCTGAAGTATGACTAAAACATGACTAGAATGTTTATATACTGCTATCTATCAAAgtataaatacaatttattgcAGGTATTGTATTTACTGATCTTATTTTTTCTGCAACACCTTGCAGATTTTAtgtagaaaaatgttaaaacctATGCGGTATGTACCATGATTTTATCACAGCTAGGATGAAATTCCTGGATATAACACAACTGACATCTGGTATTTTTGGGAGTTAAATCATTTGAGGCAGGGAGGATCCCATCAGCTTTGcatcaaagaatttttttttatctattgCAAGGTAGATAAGAAGAGCACTGAGCAGCTCCAGCGCTCATAGGAGATTTTTAACAGCAGACACTTCATCCTCTATTCCTCCTCTCAGTTCCAGAGTCTTGACCAATTCCTCAAGTCCTCAGTACAAAAATCCAACACAATGGACAATATCAATATCCAGATGTGCTGCAAGTTTAAATGGATCACACAGCCTCAATATTTTCTACACTAGTAACTCAAAGTATTAAAGAGAAACTCACAGGTTGCATTCTGCATCATGTCGGAATCCACTTGAAAAGGTCCACTTTTTGTTGAGAGAATTAAGCTGTAGAGTTGCCCTGGCCTTAGGTTTGAGACCACTGTTGAATTGCTGGACAGTGGGATTTGGGTATAAACCACAGAGATATTGCTGTATACTGTGATTCTCACAAATTCATAATTCCCTTTAGGACTGTTCCAAGTTACAATAAGACTTGAAGTTGTTCCAACAGCCATTATATTCGTCGCTTTCTCTGGTTCTGGAAAAAGTGGGGGAAAACaattgcagtttaaaaaaatatgatgcTTAAACTGATGTCAATTTGAAGATCAGGTGATCTGCATGAGACAGATGTTAAAGCTGGAACTGTACTTGTGAAATTTAATGCAGTTGCCGTGTCCGATGGAACTCCGTTCACCACTGCAATAACGGTAAAGTTGTAACTGGTGCCAGGAATGAGGTTGGAGAAGCTGAATCTCTTGTCTGTGGTATTTGTGCCCTGTCTGCCCAAgtctgactgactgattgagaCCAGGTACAAATATGAGCCCTGGTCATAATCTTGACTTGTCCATGTGAGATTTATTGCTGTGGTGCTGACAGCCATCGCTGTAAGATTTCCTACTGGCCTGGGTTCTGAGAAATAAAAGAgttttagacacacacacacacgcgagaGTTTTAGACTTTAAGGTAATTTACTTTCAGCATACAACTATCAGCATTTCGTGAAGATAGTATACTCACTTGTCTGGCATATTGTGACCTGAGACACACTGTATGCGTTACTTGATGCTATTGTTGTTACAGTGGCATTATATCTAGACCCTGGTACCAGATTCAGGATCTCGGTATAATTCTGTGCCACTGTCACGTTTTCCACCAACCCTGAGGCATTAGTGATTTGGACCTGGTATGTGTAATAGGGCTGGAATCCAGCAGGGCTCCCCCAATCAAGTCTGATGGAGTTGATAGAGACCGAACTGGCTTTGAGGTTCTGTACCGGATTAGGCActatgaaaagaaaatcaaaaataaagaaaaggtcATTATGCTGTAAGTGATATAAATATCAACTAACTCACAATTCCCAGAAATATTTCAGGTGCTTACATAAGCACAACCTTTCAAACATCACCTAATTTTCCTCTAACCCAAGTGTACTTACCTCATTTCTAAGTAAATATAAagaagcagtgttttttttttagcaatttacAAATGTTTGACTTTCTCTTAACCTCCCTAATAATTTTATGACTTATTAATTCATGAATACCGAAGAACAGCAATTAGACCCCGTGGGACAGAGGAAATATGCcaaatacagtataacattCTAAAAATTCAGAAGATAGCGTGAGATTCAGAAGACTGAAACAATTTAAGACAACAAGAAACAGAGGTCGGAAAATGCACAAAAGTTCTCAACACCTTTGCCCAAAGAAACCTGCAACACTAAGTCTGTAAACCAAGCCACTTGGAATGATTTAagcagcagggatttgaaccaaagtCTTAATTCGCAAGACAAAGACTCTAACAACTACAGTATCCACTCCCCCTATCAACACCAACACATTCTGCCACTACAGTCGAGATGGAGATCAGCTAAGATTGGGCCAAAAACATAGGCCCAACCTTCGCAACTGATCTGTTCTAATCCTGAACATAATGCTGAAGCATCTCATGACTTGGCCAGTGCAGAGCATTGGATATGTTAACATAAGGCAAGATGAACTTACAGGTGGAGTCACCTTGACACACCGTCGAACTACTCAACCCCTGCCAGCCTACTGCAGCCACACAGTAGCAGTACTGTGTTCCAGAAACCAGACCAGTAAACTGAATGTGGTTCTGTGAAGAAGCTatagactgggagatgttgcCCTTGGCGGGCATGTAAGTTATGTTGAAAGTAACATTCACAGATGCATCCATGAGAGGCCTGTCCCAGACAAGGGACACAGAGCTGTTGGTCTTTTCCTGTATGCGGATGTTTGCAGGAGGGTTGGGTTCTGTGGACAAGGAGAAAACAACCAACTCACACATGTAAGCATTTCAGAGAGAAAACGGTGTCTTTGAGCAACTGCTGACCCAGGGTGCTTGGTGTACTTTGCTGTCAGAAGCTGTCAACACTATAACACAACCGACAGACCAGAAACCTTGGGCTTCTGCACAGTAGAATCCCCTAACGGATATTTGGACTACCACAGGTTTTTCTCCCTTCGGCTGTGATGGggagttttctgttttcctctccactatTGCCAGCTAGTTTACTCTGTTTTCAATTATATGTGTTACATctgtaattttgcattattttcagtaaccttGTTTCACAAgcttgttcagcactctgtgtcactctgctgagaagagtgcactgtaaaaataaactgaactgggCTCAGTTTTAATGCATAGTATTTCAGAAGTACTATGTGATGAGCCAGTTGGCATTCTGGAGGGTTCAGCTCATCATTACTTACTGGTGGCAAACTGGACAACATCAGATGTATTTCGGAAAGGCCCACTGACTGAAGTCACAGTGATGTTGTTAAGAATTCCAGCAGATAATCCAGACATGGTATAATTTGTGGAACTCGTCGAGTTCGATGTCATGTTGGAGCTGTAGCTTGCAATGTTCACTTCATACCATACAACATTTCCCTGAGGAAGGCTCCAGTAAATAGTGAGGGTACTGTTTCCTGGATTTATTGATGAGATGTTCCCAGGTTTTGCAGGctctgtaaatataaaacaacgCACCATACATTTGTGACTAGGAAGAAAAATGGAGGCCCACACACTCGTGAACATCGAGTATAGGTATTGTAACTCTGCAGAGAAACTTGCAATCAATGGACCTTTATTAGAATAATGTAAGGTTCAGAAGTATCCACATGTGTGCACTCCTTTCAAACCTATTGTTGGCTCACTATGTGAAAATAAGGTTGAGGGAACAATGGTTCATAACCCTCAGGAAGTCCATCTATTCTGCTCTGTACAAGGAGGTTGATACTGCCTTCTAATGActgcactgcatttttaatttgccaATATCATTGACAGCCATTCACTGTTGTtcactctagaggacatatgTTTTTTAAGTATGTCTCCCAAACTGCACATGCTACAATTCTAAATCTAGTGCACCTTGCAGAGgattttctgcatttataaaTGGTTCCACACGTTTCAGACTGGCATTTGGATTTCCAAAAAAACCAAGAAATAAGTccaaatatctttttttttttttttgctcgctTGTACGAAGATAAAACTTAAAgtggaaattaaaaagaaagaatttacATTGTTAATTGATGAACTTTATCGAATAGCCACGCGCATTTATACATGATTGTGTGTATGATTACACACTGTGTAATGGAAACAGATCTACTGTTGTACGCATTACAGAGGTGGAATCACTTGATACTGAGAAAACAATGGTAAATTAGTGTCACCCTAGTTATCAAATATCATTGAACTGTTGAGGAACACAGAAAAGGCCTATGATTtgaatattgtattttaaacacTTGATAAATGGAAGTCAATAGCAAGACCCATTTCTGAAtaacttcttttaaaaattatttaaaatcaacTTATTTTGAAAGGGCTGCTTCAGTTGAGTTATCTGCTGCAACCACAACAATGCAGAACAAATACTGAGTTTGAGCAGCTACACTACTCTATCGAAGGAAATATCTCCCTGAGGAATACTCCAGGTCAGAGTGAAGGATGCTTTCGTGATTTGCGAAACAGACAGGTTTGTGATGACCTCAGGACCTGTGCGTGTGAGAGGGGGGTTACGGTATGTAATTAACACCTGGACTTCATTTCTACATCTTTCTTTAAATTTCAAgtttcatgtttattcatatagcaAATGTATCATACACAGAGGTCAGTGAATGTGCCTTACagtcaaaggaaaaaataaaataaataagttaagcCTACATAAAGCAAATTCCAAAACAAATTAGGAAAGTATTATAGAGGAAATTACATAAAAGAAGTGTTAGTTTAGTTCTTACTCtataggaaaataaaaatgggatTCATTGTGAACTCCAACCATTGTTCCATCAAAGGAATATGTGTTTTACCATTCAAAACTGTTTGAAATGATATACATTTGCAAAATTATAATGTATAGTTTTGCTTATGAGTGAACCCTATTTTTATGCCACAATTCCATCTGAAAATTTGTTTGGAGTAATACcaataagtaaatttaaaaactgcaaaaaaatatgaTGGTGCACAAGAGATACacattttaagagaaaaataaatactcacTTGTAAACTGGGACAGACTAACAGGGGCACCTCTGGTTTTATTATCTCCAGCCACAGCAATAACGCTGAAGGTGTACTGAACACCAGGAAGTAAACTcggtatgtaaatgtaagatgaattTACAGTTTGATTGTTggtgttattattataaatccACTGCACTATGTAGAAGGAAATATTTCCCTGAGGAGCACTCCAGGTCAGAGAGAGGGATGATGTGGTGATTTGAGAAACAGAGAAGTTTGTGATGACATCAGGCCCTGTGCGTGTGAGAGGGGGGGTAAAAGGAGAGAAATTAACACTATATATTCTATTTTCCATCTCCTATATTTTATATTCCGTAGGAAAATAAAACTGGGATTCACTGTGAACTCCAACCGTTGTTCCATCAAAGGAATATGTGTTTTACCATTCAAAACTGTTTGAAATGATATACATTGCAGAATTATAATGTATAGTTTTGCTTATGAGTGAACCCTATTTTTATGCTACAATTCCATCTGAAAATTTGTTTGGAGTAATACcaataagtaaatttaaaaactgcaaaaaaatatgaTGGTGCACAAGAGATACACATtttaagagggaaaaaaaagtactcACTTGTAAACTGGGACAGACTAACAGGGGCACCTCTGGTTTTATTATCTCCGGCCACAGCAATAACGCTGAAGGTGTACTGAACACCAGGAAGTAAACTcggtatgtaaatgtaagctgaaTTTACAGTTTGATTGTTcgtgttattattataaatccACTGCACTATGTAGAAGGAAATATTTCCCTGAGGAGCACTCCAGGTCAGAGAGAGGGATGATGTGGTGATTTGAGAAACAGAGAAGTTTGTGATAACATCAGGCCCTGTGCGTGTGAGAGGGGggtaaaaggaaagaaattaacACTATATATTCTATCTTCCATCTCCTATATTTTATATTCCGtaggaaaataaaactggatttcACTATGAACTTTAACTGTTGTTCCATTAAAGGAGTATGTGTTTACCATTCAAAACTGTTTGAAATGATATACATTGCAAAATTATAATGTATAGTTTTGCTTATGAGTGAACCCTATTTTTATGCTACAATTCtatctgaaaatttaaaaactgcaaaaaaatatgaTGGGGCACAATagacatacatttttaagagaaaaaaaatactcactTGTAAACTGGGACAGACTAATAGGGGCACCTTCAGTTTTATTATCTCCAGTCACAGCAATTACGCTGAAGGTGTACTGAATACCAGGAAGTAGATTCACAATGGTAATGGAAGAGAAATTTGTGGTTTGATTCTGGAAAACATTGTTATAGTTGCACTTTACTCTATAGAAGGGGATATTCCCCAGAGGTGGACTCCAGGTCAGGGACACAGAGGATGTACCGATGTCACTTGTGGAAAGTTTAGTGATGACATCGGGCCCTGTTACCACGGGAAAGAGAAATCAAAGACCTTCAGTGTGAACACATGAACATCATTTCACACCTTCGCTGGGTAACATTATCATActtaaaactgattttgatTTAGGCTCATATAAAACTTCACCCAAAAAATCTTCTCAAAAAAGATCCAGATAACAAATACCACAAATATGACCTACCTGTGCAATGAAAGTATTTCTCAGAGAGGCTCTCAACTCCAAGTTTAACATTAAAAGTGTATGGATGTCAGTATGAAGACTTACTCGTAAACTGGGTTATGCTAACAGCTGCTCCTTCTGTTATGTTGTCTGCAGCCACTGCAGTAACTGTAAACGTGTATGCAGTCGCTGTAGTCAGATTGCTGATGTTAACCGGTGCTGATGTTTTACTGACAGATTTTACTTCGTTGTTGTTATTCCACTGCACTTTGTAAAAGGAATGGTAACCCTGGCTGTCACTCCAGTTCAGGAACACAGATGATGTTGTGACTTCAGCAACATAGAGGCTTCTGATGACATCAGGAGCTGCATGGACATGAGGAAGAATTTGAGCAGAACCATTCGAGGACCATTGGGAGCGGACAGATTTGAGCTGGGCTGATCATCTGTTTCAGGTTAAGTTTTCTTTAGAACTGATTTGTTTCACTCATCTGATTTTGAAATTGAGTTTTTACAAGTTAAATATTAAAGTTACCTTCAAGAATTAACAGACACTATGCTTCTAAAATTACACTGGCTCCACAGTTTCAAAGGCAATTGCAAGTGAAAGTCTTTTCGTATCTCGATTTTTTTGTAACTTCAAAGTCACTATTTCACTAAGtcacaataaataatacaatatttacaattaGGTTTtgcaaaaacctcagataaagctgcAATAAATTCTCTACAACACTTTGATtaatccatcatcaataactgcctgTCCAGTGTAGGGTTACAGCAGTTTGGAGCCTATCTTGTAAGGACAGAGTATGAGGCACTGTAAAAAGGCATCAGTTTATCTCTGTGtaatagttttattattttttaatgaacttcAAGCtactttaaaactgaaactaatTCAAattgacaaattaaaaaatacatgtcTATTAGGTCATAATGAATTAAGACCACTGGCCAGTTCATGACATAAAAACAGCTAATGTTTCTTTGCTTGTGAGAAATTTTAGTTTTCATAATTATCTATACaattgatttaattaatttaattatttattaattaaaaaactaattaaaataattaatttaattatttgtgcTTGCTGCTTATAGGGTGACAGAATTGTATATCCAGTTACACACTGAGCAGTAGAATATTTGTATGTCGAAAAGGATACTTACTTGTTGCAAGAGGAACACAGCAATTCCCAGGATTACAGGTCAGGTTAAAGGTGTATATGGTACCAGGTATCAGACCGGACACAGTGATGGTAGAATTTATTTGTTGGAAGTTATTGAAGTTGGTAAGTGTGCAAAAAGGGGCAACAGCAATTGTAATTTCAGTAGTATTTGTTGTTTCTGCTTTAAATCCACAATCTGAacctaaaataataaaatgaaagtgtCAGTTTTAACCTCTGAATGTGACACTATGGCTTAGAGAGttaaaatcaaaattgaaaaatttaaaacacaaagtaaGATAATGAAAAACGATCACTCACAGTTTGATTGCACGTGTAggatctggaaaaaaaatacaaaactaactgattaatattttaacagtattgtgctcatattttttttcaaaaacagccATTGTAGACTTATAATCAGTAAAGGCAATCGTTACCAC
Proteins encoded in this region:
- the LOC108934694 gene encoding receptor-type tyrosine-protein phosphatase eta-like isoform X1 is translated as MRSFSRPRRVRVNTLLVLPLLLKILHVQSNCSDCGFKAETTNTTEITIAVAPFCTLTNFNNFQQINSTITVSGLIPGTIYTFNLTCNPGNCCVPLATTPDVIRSLYVAEVTTSSVFLNWSDSQGYHSFYKVQWNNNNEVKSVSKTSAPVNISNLTTATAYTFTVTAVAADNITEGAAVSITQFTRPDVITKLSTSDIGTSSVSLTWSPPLGNIPFYRVKCNYNNVFQNQTTNFSSITIVNLLPGIQYTFSVIAVTGDNKTEGAPISLSQFTRPDVITNFSVSQITTSSLSLTWSAPQGNISFYIVQWIYNNNTNNQTVNSAYIYIPSLLPGVQYTFSVIAVAGDNKTRGAPVSLSQFTRPDVITNFSVSQITTSSLSLTWSAPQGNISFYIVQWIYNNNTNNQTVNSSYIYIPSLLPGVQYTFSVIAVAGDNKTRGAPVSLSQFTKPAKPGNISSINPGNSTLTIYWSLPQGNVVWYEVNIASYSSNMTSNSTSSTNYTMSGLSAGILNNITVTSVSGPFRNTSDVVQFATKPNPPANIRIQEKTNSSVSLVWDRPLMDASVNVTFNITYMPAKGNISQSIASSQNHIQFTGLVSGTQYCYCVAAVGWQGLSSSTVCQGDSTLPNPVQNLKASSVSINSIRLDWGSPAGFQPYYTYQVQITNASGLVENVTVAQNYTEILNLVPGSRYNATVTTIASSNAYSVSQVTICQTKPRPVGNLTAMAVSTTAINLTWTSQDYDQGSYLYLVSISQSDLGRQGTNTTDKRFSFSNLIPGTSYNFTVIAVVNGVPSDTATALNFTKPEKATNIMAVGTTSSLIVTWNSPKGNYEFVRITVYSNISVVYTQIPLSSNSTVVSNLRPGQLYSLILSTKSGPFQVDSDMMQNATYPNPPNSIQVEQQTTNSINISWERPVNMDIGQYDFIVYSQGNKTRSSNNWINLGNLTSATGYNISVVTIGLMAYMSTPVALQVFTLPKSISQLHASEITASNVTLVWEPPDSRDVYQYLITVVNTNVSLDTWNTSANIGGLQSGTNYTFSVITQGHSGFNASATFTSLFTRPYSIGPVDSNALNTTAVYLNWTRPPEYQNGYSYRVEISGCLPAVKNQSVQTEVAHIAGLIPGTNCSFRIYSQAANGIEGTPVTTFQYTMPEKVVPHVSNGGTNHSIAVEWDSPRGNVEKYGVSLRSPQGGAVYQELTSTARSCLFTNLTAGSIYTVTVETFSGPFSEQSNPVSNATYPNKPGHITVQNKTTNTISLEWMDAPGMDNGSFTYMVTYQSAMSMETRNVSRNTADLSSLDSGTSYNISVATVGPMGLVSETVAVFLVTTKPEQVQFLNINSTSAEEVVLTWSKPIDFKSGYLYRVVTTYSTNSVMNTTTSTETYRAVHLIPGTLYTFMISTLTWDGTESSNVLVSNCTDAAPVLDLTCQGPDLTAAVLTLSWSNPKGLNKGFEVQVMDNVTESIPTCDPTCTHNVAGLSYNTQYSVSLQTQGCGKSSAINEIPCKTGITVPPVPDAETYVKVTEVEFDKFTLELNSSLFNYTNGPIVNYAILVTSNMDSVRGQSLSSLTKYLNKTYQDWDAGQVSTYLAVVKDNLGTSQNGDNSVVVIGDSTKWQSYSNGPLKARGVYSFAVVMFTRLEEKDGFVDISASYVSVSSFHQRAISLPENPVVIASIAGVVSCLLILFVFIALAVIYFKRRARPENSEVPIHSLRAKVSVPIKVENFEEYFRKQRANSNCGFAEEFENLKSVGVAQAKSSALAPENKGKNRYNNVLPYDCSRVKLSVQGSPYDDYINANYMPGYNSRKEFIAAQGPLPSTVNEFWRMIWEKNVRTLVMLTRCNEQGRVKCEEYWPSSTKHFNNITVTATSEIVMEDWTIREFDVKNVKTAENRNLQQFHFTAWPDHGVPETTELLINFRHLVREHMDEFSRNSPTVVHCSAGVGRTGTFIAIDRLIFQIERDGVVDVFGIIHDLRMHRTLMVQTEDQYVFLNQCAMDIIKARTGTNVDLIYQNTAALSIYENFEPSGKSKHGYHHA